A genomic window from Balaenoptera acutorostrata chromosome 20, mBalAcu1.1, whole genome shotgun sequence includes:
- the AKAP10 gene encoding A-kinase anchor protein 10, mitochondrial isoform X3, with protein MRGAGSSPRQSPRALRPDPGPAMSFFRRKVKGREQEKTSDVKSVKASVSVHSPQKSTKNHALLEAAGPSHVAINAISANMDSFSSSRTATLKKQPSHMEAAHFGDLGRSCLDYQTPETKSSLSKTLEQVLHDTVVLPYFIQFMELRRMEHLVKFWLEAESFHSTTWSRIRAHSLNTVKQSSLAEPVSPSKKHETTAAFVTDSLDKRLEDSSSAQLEGIDLNRTSNTQNHLLLSQECDSAHSLRLEMARTGAHRGSVETQESSRFIVASPSSPLKELSGKLMKSIEQDAVNTFTKYISPDAAKPIPITEAMRNDIVAKICGEDGQVDPNCFVSAQSVVFSAMEHEHFSEFLRSHHFCKYQIEVLTSGTVYLADILFCESALFYFSEYMEKEDAVNILQFWLAADNFQSQLAAKKGQYDGQEAQNDAMILYDKYFSLQATHPLGFDYVVRLEIESNICREGGPLPNCFTTPLRQAWTTMEKVFLPGFLSSNLYYKYLNDLIHSVRGDEFLGGGVLLTALGSAGPTEDSHPGVADSSAVQSSVKKASVKILKNFDEAIIVDAASLDPESLYQRTYAGKMTFGRVSDLGQFIRESEPEPDIKKSKAMTQDLR; from the exons ATGAGGGGAGCCGGGTCCTCTCCGCGCCAGTCCCCCCGCGCCCTCCGCCCCGACCCGGGCCCCGCCATGTCCTTCTTCCGGCGGAAAG TGAAaggcagagagcaagagaagaccTCAGATGTCAAGTCAGTTAAAG ctTCAGTATCCGTACATTCCCCACAAAAAAGCACTAAAAATCATGCCTTGCTGGAGGCTGCAGGACCAAGTCACGTTGCAATCAATGCCATTTCTGCCAACATGGACTCCTTTTCAAGTAGTAGGACGGCAACACTTAAGAAGCAGCCCAGCCACATGGAGGCCGCTCATTTTGGTGACCTGG GCAGATCTTGTCTGGACTACCAGACTCCAGAGACCAAATCGAGTCTTTCAAAGACCCTTGAACAAGTCTTGCATGACACTGTTGTCCTCCCTTATTTCATTCAATTCATGGAACTTCGGAGAATGGAGCATTTGGTTAAGTTTTGGTTAGAGGCTGAAAGTTTTCACTCTACAACTTGGTCCCGAATAAGAGCACACAGTCTGAACACGGTGAAGCAGAGCTCACTGGCTGAACCTGTCTCTCCTTCTAAAAAGCACGAAACTACAGCAGCTTTTGTAACGGACTCTCTTGACAAGAGATTGGAGGATTCTAGCTCAGCCCAGTTGGAAGGAATTGACCTGAATAGAACTAGCAACACGCAGAATCACTTGCTGCTTTCCCAGGAATGTGACAGTGCCCATTCTCTCCGCCTGGAAATGGCCAGAACAGGAGCTCATCGGGGTTCCGTGGAAACCCAGGAATCCTCCAGATTTATAGTAGCCAGTCCCTCTTCTCCACTAAAGGAATTATCAggaaaattaatgaaaa GTATAGAACAAGATGCAGTAAATACTTTTACCAAATATATATCTCCAGATGCTGCTAAGCCAATACCAATTACAGAAGCAATGAGAAATGACATCGTAG CAAAGATTTGTGGAGAAGATGGGCAGGTGGATCCCAACTGCTTTGTCTCAGCACAGTCCGTAGTCTTCAGTGCAATGGAGCACGA GCACTTTAGTGAGTTTCTACGAAGTCACCATTTCTGTAAATACCAGATTGAAGTGCTGACCAGTGGAACTGTTTACCTGGCTGACATTCTCTTCTGTGAGTCAgccctcttttatttctctgag TACATGGAGAAAGAGGACGCAGTGAATATCCTACAGTTCTGGTTGGCAGCAGACAACTTCCAGTCTCAGCTTGCTGCCAAAAAGGGCCAGTATGACGGACAGGAGGCACAGAACGACGCCATGATTTTATATGACAA GTACTTCTCCCTTCAGGCCACACATCCTCTTGGATTCGATTATGTTGTACGACTGGAAATTGAATCCAACATCTGCAGGGAAGGTGGGCCGCTCCCTAACTGTTTCACCACTCCGTTACGTCAGGCCTGGACAACCATGGAGAAG GTCTTTTTGCCTGGCTTTTTGTCCAGCAacctttattataaatatttgaatgatctCATCCATTCGGTTCGTGGAGACGAGTTCCTGGGAGGAGGTGTCTTGCTGACGGCTCTGGGCTCTGCCGGCCCCACCGAGGATTCCCACCCCGGGGTGGCTGACAGCTCCGCCGTGCAG TCTAGTGTGAAAAAAGCCAGtgttaaaattctgaaaaattttgATGAAGCGATAATTGTGGATGCTGCAAGTCTGGATCCAGAATCTTTGTATCAACGGACGTATGCAGG